One part of the Strix aluco isolate bStrAlu1 chromosome 27, bStrAlu1.hap1, whole genome shotgun sequence genome encodes these proteins:
- the CCNT1 gene encoding cyclin-T1 isoform X2 — MGGRRGAGLRPVSRATVSASQRAGACGGACVETRPPPCARASALPPLFPPSLRLTAARRCVRACVCPPVRACVRARAQIAMEASAGGGAGGAAGRRWYFTREQLDRSPSRRAGLDPDKELSYRQQAANLLQDMGQRLNVSQLTINTAIVYMHRFYMVQSFTQFHRNSVVPAALFLAAKVEEQPRKLEHVIKVAHACLHHQETPLDTKSEAYLQQAQDLVILESIILQTLGFEITIDHPHTHVVKCTQLVRASKDLAQTSYFMATNRVDKGSEFPGFDFINTVSVKWLQTFWLLMHISVSPHCVEKRLITQAWRRNAARALLRPRVDARWHRFHQSLFERADS, encoded by the exons gggctaAGGCCTGTCTCCCGGGCAACCGTTTCCGCGTCACAACGCGCAGGCGCGTGCGGCGGCGCGTGCGTGGAGACGCGTCCTCCGCCCTGCGCGCGCGCCTCCGCTCTTCCCCcacttttccctccctccctccgcttGACGGCGGCGCGTcggtgcgtgcgtgcgtgcgtctGCCCGcccgtgcgtgcgtgcgtgcgcgCGCGGGCGCAGATCGCCATGGAGGCCtcagcgggcggcggggccggcggcgcggcggggcggcgctggTACTTCACCCGTGAGCAGCTGGACCGGAGCCCTTCGCGCCGCGCCGGGCTCGACCCCGATAAGGAGCTCTCGTACCGGCAGCAGGCGGCCAACCTGCTGCAGGACATGGGGCAGCGTCTCAACGT ctcccagctCACCATCAACACGGCCATCGTGTACATGCACCGCTTCTATATGGTGCAGTCCTTCACCCAGTTCCACAGGAAC tcgGTGGTACCGGCAGCACTGTTCTTGGCAGCCAAGGTGGAGGAGCAGCCTCGTAAGCTGGAGCACGTAATCAAGGTAGCACATGCCTGTCTGCATCACCAGGAAACTCCTCTAGACACCAAGAGCGAG GCTTACCTGCAACAAGCCCAAGACCTGGTCATTCTAGAGAGCATAATACTGCAGACCCTGG GTTTTGAGATCACTATTGACCACCCCCATACCCACGTGGTGAAGTGCACACAGCTAGTGCGAG ccAGCAAGGACTTGGCGCAAACTTCCTATTTCATGGCTACCAACAG AGTGGATAAAGGCTCTGAATTTCCTGGGTTTGACTTCATAAATACAGTATCCGTGAAGTGGCTTCAGACTTTTTGGCTGTTGATGCATATCTCTGTCTCTCCGCATTGCGTTGAAAAACGTTTAATAACCCAAGCGTGGCGAAGAAACGCAGCTCGTGCCCTCCTGCGGCCGCGCGTAGATGCGCGGTGGCACCGTTTCCATCAATCGCTCTTTGAAAGGGCCGATTCCTGA
- the CCNT1 gene encoding cyclin-T1 isoform X1, whose translation MEASAGGGAGGAAGRRWYFTREQLDRSPSRRAGLDPDKELSYRQQAANLLQDMGQRLNVSQLTINTAIVYMHRFYMVQSFTQFHRNSVVPAALFLAAKVEEQPRKLEHVIKVAHACLHHQETPLDTKSEAYLQQAQDLVILESIILQTLGFEITIDHPHTHVVKCTQLVRASKDLAQTSYFMATNSLHLTTFSLQYTPPVVACVCIHLACKWSNWEIPVSTDGKHWWEYVDGTVTLELLDELTHEFLQILEKTPNRLKRIRNWRASQAARKTKADDHGEDESLSEQTILNMISRNNSSDMNIAGLMSMSTSSTAGAGPSLPAAADSPSDQSAADLSQPDYWHPPAKLDTGPSHRTNESSSAAEHPLQQDGAGYQKQSGKNAPSAKVSLKEYRAKHAEELAAQKRQLENMEANVRSQYAYAAQNLLVQQQREREVQQDSNPSPIILKIPIGGSENPERPPGPEKSDKASALKLRIPVAGGGGERPLPSKQEEIKMRIKVPSAADRHGSSDESGGKNREHKEKHKGHSSNHHHHHHNHHSHKHLHAQLGAGPSSLVNKRPGDSKHSSQPSAVPHKSYGPLASSRKRPLPEEAAAAAAHEHQPKVGKATKGPGMPFPYPHLPGAAHLPGHGSDAGNLPLPQANKARGTHGKSDKGPTGANGHNANQASDYQDTVNMLHSLLSAQGMQPTQPPAFDFHSYGELLNPRASTSSRAVANTDKPRPPPLPSEPPPPLPPLPK comes from the exons ATGGAGGCCtcagcgggcggcggggccggcggcgcggcggggcggcgctggTACTTCACCCGTGAGCAGCTGGACCGGAGCCCTTCGCGCCGCGCCGGGCTCGACCCCGATAAGGAGCTCTCGTACCGGCAGCAGGCGGCCAACCTGCTGCAGGACATGGGGCAGCGTCTCAACGT ctcccagctCACCATCAACACGGCCATCGTGTACATGCACCGCTTCTATATGGTGCAGTCCTTCACCCAGTTCCACAGGAAC tcgGTGGTACCGGCAGCACTGTTCTTGGCAGCCAAGGTGGAGGAGCAGCCTCGTAAGCTGGAGCACGTAATCAAGGTAGCACATGCCTGTCTGCATCACCAGGAAACTCCTCTAGACACCAAGAGCGAG GCTTACCTGCAACAAGCCCAAGACCTGGTCATTCTAGAGAGCATAATACTGCAGACCCTGG GTTTTGAGATCACTATTGACCACCCCCATACCCACGTGGTGAAGTGCACACAGCTAGTGCGAG ccAGCAAGGACTTGGCGCAAACTTCCTATTTCATGGCTACCAACAG CCTGCACCTGACCACCTTCAGCCTGCAGTACACCCCTCCCGTTGTGGCCTGCGTCTGTATCCACCTGGCTTGTAAGTGGTCCAACTGGGAGATCCCAGTCTCCACGGACGGGAAGCACTGGTGGGAATACGTTGATGGCACTGTAACTCTGGAGCTCTTAGATG AACTGACTCACGAATTCCTGCAGATCCTTGAGAAAACTCCCAACCGGCTTAAACGTATCCGGAACTGGCGG GCCTCTCAAGCAGCCAGGAAAACCAAGGCTGATGACCACGGGGAAGATGAGAGCCTGTCAGAGCAGACAATCCTCAACATGATTTCCAGGAACAATAGTTCGGACATGAATATCGCTGGGTTAATGAGCATGTCGACGTCCTCGACCGCCGGAGCGGGGCCGTCTCTGCCCGCCGCAGCGGACTCGCCCAGCGACCAGAGCGCTGCGGATCTGTCCCAGCCTGACTACTGGCATCCTCCAGCCAAGCTGGACACTGGTCCCAGCCACAGGACTAACGAAAGCTCGTCGGCTGCTGAGCATCCTTTGCAGCAAGATGGCGCTGGTTATCAGAAACAGAGCGGCAAGAACGCTCCCTCGGCCAAAGTGTCGCTCAAGGAATACCGGGCCAAGCACGCCGAGGAGCTGGCGGCCCAGAAGCGGCAGCTGGAGAACATGGAGGCCAACGTGCGGTCCCAGTACGCCTACGCTGCGCAGAATCTCCTGGTCCAGCAGCAGCGGGAGAGGGAGGTCCAGCAGGACAGCAACCCCTCTCCCATCATCCTGAAAATTCCCATCGGCGGCTCGGAGAACCCCGAGCGCCCTCCCGGCCCCGAGAAGAGCGACAAAGCCTCGGCCCTGAAGCTGAGGATCCCGGTGGCAGGTGGAGGCGGGGAGAGGCCGCTCCCCTCCAAGCAGGAGGAGATAAAAATGCGGATCAAGGTGCCGAGCGCTGCAGACAGGCACGGCTCCTCGGACGAGAGCGGCGGCAAGAACCGAGAGCACAAGGAGAAACACAAGGGCCACTCTTctaaccaccaccaccaccaccacaaccaccactCTCACAAACACTTACACGCCCAGCTCGGCGCCGGCCCCAGCAGCCTGGTGAACAAGCGGCCGGGAGACTCTAAACACAGCAGCCAGCCCAGCGCCGTGCCCCACAAAAGCTACGGCCCCCTCGCCTCTTCCCGCAAGCGGCCCCTGCCAGAGGAagcggcggcggccgcagccCACGAGCACCAGCCCAAAGTCGGCAAAGCCACCAAAGGCCCCGGCATGCCGTTCCCTTACCCCCACCTCCCCGGGGCGGCCCATCTCCCGGGGCACGGCTCGGATGCGGGCAACCTTCCCTTACCCCAGGCCAACAAAGCCCGGGGCACCCACGGCAAATCGGACAAGGGTCCCACGGGGGCCAACGGGCACAACGCCAACCAGGCCAGTGACTACCAGGATACGGTCAATATGCTGCACTCGCTGTTGAGCGCGCAGGGGATGCAGCCCACCCAACCCCCTGCCTTTGACTTCCACTCTTACGGCGAGCTCTTGAACCCCCGGGCTTCTACCAGCTCCAGAGCTGTCGCCAACACGGACAAGCCCCGACCGCCCCCCCTGCCCTCAGAaccgccccccccgctccctcctctccccaagtAA